The following coding sequences are from one Nicotiana tabacum cultivar K326 chromosome 1, ASM71507v2, whole genome shotgun sequence window:
- the LOC142164818 gene encoding secreted RxLR effector protein 161-like: protein MCPKTPEETERMSRVPYRSTVESLMYAMVYPRPDICQAVGLVSRYQTNPGLAHWQAVKRIMRYLKGTADYAFCYQGGKDLRLVEYSDADHGRDLDERNSTSRYVFLLSDGAISWSSKKQSCVSLSTMKAEYVALASATEEVVWLKKFLEHLLDIVENTEPVLVYCDSEAAISSTKDPKFHCKPNI, encoded by the coding sequence ATGTGTCCTAAGACTCCTGAAGAGACAGAAAGAATGAGCCGAGTTCCTTATAGAAGCACAGTCGAAAGTCTAATGTATGCTATGGTGTACCCTAGACCTGATATCTGTCAAGCAGTTGGCTTGGTAAGTAGATATCAGACCAACCCAGGTTTAGCACATTGGCAAGCAGTAAAGAGGATCATGAGATATCTGAAGGGAACTGCTGATTATGCCTTTTGTTATCAAGGCGGCAAGGATCTGCGATTAGTGGAATACAGTGATGCTGACCATGGAAGAGATCTAGACGAGAGGAATTCTACCTCAAGATATGTATTCTTACTCAGTGATGGGGCCATATCATGGAGTAGCAAGAAACAATCATGTGTATCACTATCTACGATGAAAGCCGAATACGTGGCTCTCGCATCAGCAACAGAAGaagttgtttggttgaaaaagttCTTGGAGCACTTATTAGATATTGTTGAAAATACTGAACCAGTATTAGTCTACTGTGACAGTGAGGCTGCAATATCCTCCACCAAGGATCCAAAGTTTCATTGTAAACCAAACATATAG